The Arvicola amphibius chromosome 4, mArvAmp1.2, whole genome shotgun sequence genome includes the window TCATCAAGTcacattgcatttctctgattgcatGTGGATATAAAGATGTTAAATAATACATTTGTAGGTTTTACTATGTGTGCTAATATTTCTATAAGTACTTTGTCCACTGTTAAATAGAATCAGCAACTTGTCCTGATTTTAGACACAAACACCTCAGCTGTCCTGTTGTTTCAGGTTTAAGGAGTTTTTGAGTAAACATGTTCACTTAATGTGCTACCGGATCTGTGTGCGAGCCCTGACAGCCATCATTACCTACCACAACAGGTGAGGGAGACTCATCACTGTCTAGAGCTAGTGATGCTTGTGAGGTGAGAGGAGTATTCCAAACGAATTGATTCTTGCCATTTTTATtgcttgtatatattttatacccAGGAAAAACAGACCAAGAAATGGTGGCATCTGTGTGGCTAATCATACATCTCCCATTGATGTGATCATCTTGGCCAGCGATGGCTACTATGCCATGGTATGCAGCCTCTCTTTGTGGTTTTCTGATCAGGACTAGGATCAGATCTCTAGGCCTTCCACAGAAAACTTCCTTGATGAAGGGTTCAGAcatgtaaacatatttttatgttcGGGTCCCAACTTAGGAAGGTCACCCTAGGCGTGGGTAGAAGCTGTTCTGAGTTGAGTGCTTGAGAGTATGGCTGGATTGTGTCTTGTGTCTTAGACTGAGGAGATTCCAAGAAAAGGGAGTCTTGAGAAAGCCAGGTGAGAGGCATTGAGATTACCTGAGAGAGCCATTTTATAAGTTACCCAGCTTTATGTGTTTAACTGGAGTAGCCTCTGACACTGATGGCTAAAAGGGAATtcagatcaggagttcaagtagTGGTTTCTTGATAGTGAGAaacttaaaattatgaaatattaacAAGGAGAGGCCGAGGTGTATATTTTGTGGGATTGTGGTCCTCCCCAGAGTGGGGAGATCTGTGTGAGGACAGCTTCACTACTAATGATTCCTCTCTCTGAGAGTAGGTGGGGCAGGTGCACGGGGGCCTTATGGGTGTGATCCAAAGAGCCATGGTCAAAGCCTGCCCACACATCTGGTTTGAGCGTTCTGAAGTGAAAGATCGCCACCTGGTGGCTAAAAGGTAAGTGGCAAATGCTATTCAGTTGATCTAGCAAGGGCgtaaacagaaaacattttctttatataggtATAACCTTTATACTGAGGTTATACCGTTGTAATAAAGTTTTAGGACATCTAAAAAGGATGTAAATAAACacagtattatttatttaagttatttatgttttcattatatcCTTCCCAATAAACAAGTTAagaactgtaattcttgtttgttttgggtaGTGCTGGGTAGGGTATATATATGCTGGGTAAGTGGTTCATTACTGAGATTTACAAATTGCAAGCCAAAAATCTTTGATTGCTATGTGCAACCTATAAGGTCATTgactcttccttttatttctgtttcctaaaGACTGACGGAGCATGTACAAGATAAAAGTAAGCTGCCCATCCTCATCTTCCCAGAAGGTACAAAGTGATGGGAGTGGGAGACCAGGCCCTGAGCCTTGGGTAACTCTGGGGAGGGGGACCAGGCCCTGAGCCCTGGGTAACTCTGGGGAGGGGGACCAGGCCCTGAGCCCTGGGTAACGCTGGGGAGGGGGACCAGGCCCTGAGCCCTGGGTAACGCTGGGGAGGGGGACCAGGCCCTGAGCCCTGGTTAACCCTGGGGAGGGGGACCAGGCCCTGAGCTTTGGGTAACGCTGGGGAGAGAGATCAGTTCCTGTGTCCTGGGTAACACTGGGGCATTTTAGCATGGCAGACTAACAATTTGGGTCAGTTGAGAAGTTTGGTTACATTTTATAGTGTGTACCTCGCCAGTGCAGGATCCTTTTCTGTGGTACTACTGACAGGTAGCTTTCTAGCCTCTCGTAGAATACTCCTCAGTCTCCTTGGCATCCCTGCTCCAAACCTAAGGCTGGGACAGTGGCCTGAGACAGGAGAAAAGGAATAAGGACTGCATTTGTCCAGCTCCCTTACTGTTCATTCTTGATTTGGGTGATGATTGACTTACGCTCTTTGAGGATTATTTTTGGTGCTGAAGAAACACTGGGTAGCTGGGTGATgggagtgcacacctttaatcctaacacttgggagggaggcacagacaggtggatctctgagttcaaggctagcttggtgtacacagctagttccaggacagccaggactgttgcatagagaaacactgtcttgaaaaaacaaaacaaaacaaaatattagagagagagagagagagagagaggggggggggaaagaaagaaagaaagaaagaaagaaagaaagaaagaaagaaaaagaaagaaaggggaaaaataaaactcTGGGTAGAAGTCCAGAAAGAAAGGGTTTTCTCTTGCCTGTGTTTTTTAGGAACCTGCATCAATAACACATCAGTGATGATGTTCAAAAAGGGAAGCTTTGAAATTGGAGCCACTGTTTACCCTGTTGCTATCAAGGTATAAGACCTCTGAAGCCAGCTCGAATGCACAAGTGGGAAGTGGGAATTGGTGAATTAGTCGGGGctgctcctctctctgccagCACTGCCAGACTGTGTGGGCAGAGCAGTAGGAGAAGAGGATGCTGGTGGGATGCACAGGGATGTGGGATATGGGAGGAAAAGGGCTTCCAGGTTCTGCAAACAGAAACTTCACAAGCCATGTAATTGTGTCCTCACTACTTTGTTCTTTAGAGACTTTGTTGAAGCATAGGACACTCGATTGCACAGGTGACTTGTGCCAGTAGCAGAGGAGGGCTTGTAAGCTGAACTTGTGCAGTGGGGTAGAGAGGGGAGAATGGATGGCTCTTTGTTCTACTATGTGCAGTAAGCACTCCACCGCAGTGGGTTTCAGTGTCCTCATTCGAGCAGCGATAGACTGGATCCTGGAGCTTCTCCACTCCTGTTTCTATCATTCAGGAAGGAGCTTGTCCTAACCAGTCTCTTAGACACCCTGGAAACATGGGATGGTTCAACCAGTCAGCCTCCCTGAATTCCTCAATTTCCTTATCCCCCTTTAGCCTAGTGCAGATCTGTATTCCTTCTAAAAGAGTCTAATCCTCAGAGTATTATCCCCGAACAGTTTGTTTTCCGTAATGTCAACATATTTAGGCTGAGATTTTAGAGCATGGTCTGAAGTTGTGAACAGCTGTTTAGCCTGCCTTTTGGGTGTCTGTTTGCAGTGTTGTAGAAACGTGTCCATTTTGAAACGTGGTTTTCAGCTTTTCTGCACAACTCCTGGGTAGGTAGACAACACCTTCTACTAGCTAAGCAGAACACTGAGCCCACTAATACCTGAATATTGGCTGCAGGCTCACTGATGGACAGGCCTGGTCAGTCTAGCCATTAAGTAGGGATGGCATTGCCAAGGAATAGTCTTTATCAGAGTCTGCTGTGTGTGAAAGTAGAGAGTGGAGTCTATATCCCACATGTATTAGggttttctagaggaacagaacaggaGCGAACAAATGGGTGTGTGTAGCTTACacgctgtggtccagctaattcaACAATGTCGGTTTCCCAGCAGAAAGTTCaaaaatccagtagttgttcagtctacAAGGCTGATTTCTTAGTTGGTCTTCAATATATGCCAGAATCTTGTAGGCTCCAGTGagagtgaaggaatggacttgccagtgaaATTGATAACAAGCAGACAAAGAGCAGGCTTCATTCGTCCAGGTCCTTATATTGGCTGACACCAGAAcaaagtgtggcccagattaaaggcagatcttcccacctcaaaagattcAGTTAAGGagaaaaaatccctcacagatgtaGCCCCTTAGGTTTTAGTTCATTTcaggtgtagtcaagttgacagccaagaatagCCGTCGCACCACCAGTGCCTTCCTGCGTCTGGCATAACGGTGTGTGGAGGTACTGTATCCGCTCTGTCTAGTGTTAGCTTCTATAGCATCGCGGGGGCGGAGGAAGGTGGCAGTAAAAAGATTTAGACCTCATGCCTAATTCTAAATGTCATTTTATCTAGGCCCTGGGTGATACTTAGGGTAGGTCAGGGGGTCCCCTTGGTAGAGCTGTGCGGCCTGACTCACCCATTGTGAGACGGAATCTTGAGAGACGTTAGGACTTCTCTGCAGAATAAAACATGTAAATTCCCATACTGCTCATGTGACAGACTTCTGCTCTACAGatatttctagttttgttttgttttgaggttctGTTGGTCTCTGAACGCGGGCAGCTTCTGCAGTGACAGTGCTATCACATTTCTGCAGTCACAAGTCACAGTCTGGTTTTGAGAGTGTTAACCGTTGTTTTGAACTTTTGTTTTGCCTTGCTTTGCCGTGGTGTCTGCCTGGATGGGAAGAGAATCAGTGCCAAACAGAGGAGTTGGTCTCTTCTAAAACAGCTTCTGCTCATGTGCTTGTAACAAGAGAGtcagttttatgttttgaaacagGTCTCCCTGTGTTACCCAGCCTGGTCTCAAGCTCCCAGGCTCAATCATCCTATTACTTTTTccaagtagctgggatgacaggtgtacTCCAGTACGTCTGGCTAGCTGCCCTATCTTTGTAATCATATACCgtagattaattttaaatttttattctcccttattttttacttgtattaAAAAGTTcactattgttatttttttaaaaaaatatttttactttatgtgcattggtgttttgcttgcatgtatgtctgtgtgagggtgtaggttctcctgaaactgaaattgcagatacttgtgagctgccatgttggtgctgggaattaaaccaggatcctctggaagagttgccagtgctcttaactactgacctatctctccagcccctactattcctgttttaaaattttatgtatatgattgtttttgtctgcatgtatctgTGCACAGCTTATGTACCTGGTACCTGAGGAAGCTACAAAAGAATATTAGATTACAGATGACTTTAAGTTgacatgtaggtgctaggaattgaaggcaggtcttctggaagagcagccagtgctcttaactgctgagccatctctccatcattCCTCTTAGTGGTATTTAAGGTGCATTCATTAATGTGTTAGGTTTCTTAGTTTCTGTTGttaaatctgtatttttatagTTAGGACTTAATCTCAGCAGAGTAGTTCAGTATTCTGATTTAGACAGTTGAAACTCCATCCTCCGGCATCTCCATGAATCTCCATGACAGTACTCTACAGACATCCTTCTGTCAGGAAGGCAGCAGTGGTGGTATCTTGATCCTGTGGGATAGCTCTtgaaattctttcatttattcattctccGTGCTGACCCTTGGCTTATGCTTTTGCAGTCAATGCACTGCTTTATCTATTTCCTCTAACATTTGGTAGCAACCGCCCATGCTCTGTGTTCCGGCAGCCTTCTCAAAGACTTAGCTCTTCCTGTTATTCTCATGTACCTTTCCTCACCAGACTTCCTACTCCTGAGGTTACTGTGGGTTAATGGTTGAGGAGCTGCAATCATTTCTCACAAAACCCTTGGAAACAAGCCTTTTCTCTCCATTAAAATCATTGACAAATCCAAGTACCTAATACACCTGTTTGTTGAGACTTCATGAGACCAATGGGTGTGGACCCATTTGCTAATGAATACTGGTGACTTAATTAGCAGAGTTTTCTGCCCATATAGAAATTCACTTTGttagaattataaatatgtaaattatatttgcaatacttaagggtttttttttgcaaTACTTAAGTTTTAATATAGCATATTGCAAGCTTTGTAAGTGTTTCTTAGTCTGCAGCATCAGAAATTTTCCTTTGAATGTCCCATGAAAAAGTTGATTATGTGTGGTgtctttgtttatatttcatgTACATTAGGAGATGCCTTGATGTTTAAGATAGGCCTCATAAGAGAGGAAAGGATGCGTGAAGCAGGCACAGTGGACTATTCCTAATGATTGAACCTAGGAAATGAGTGGCTGGTATTTTGTTATCCTGTATTCTGTTTTTGGATTGTCTGGAAATGTTTGCTTGTGAGTGCAGGATAAGGCTCTTTGAGGCAAGAACTGCTTGGGTGTGGTGGTCAGGAAAGACCTCCCTGATGGCCTGAGTGGGTCTGGAGGCTATGACCTTAGAGCCACTTCAGCCGTTATTTACCTGGACCCCTGCCCCTGTGGGCCCTCCCCAAGCACTGGTATAGTCCTTACATCCAGTCTCCTCTGCTTTTGCAGTATGACCCTCAGTTTGGTGATGCCTTCTGGAACAGCAGCAAGTACGGGATGGTGACATACTTGCTGAGAATGATGACCAGCTGGGCCATTGTCTGTAGCGTTTGGTACCTGCCCCCTATGACCAGAGAGGTAGGTATCTCCAGTCCTCCAGGGCAAGTCTTCGTGTGCTGTGGTGTTCAGGAGTCTGCAGAgtattttcattcattctctgTTACAGAAAGATGAAGATGCTGTGCAGTTTGCTAACAGGGTGAAGTCTGCCATTGCTCGGCAAGGAGGATTGGTAGACCTTCTGTGGTGAGTAGAGCTGACTCCAGAGAATATGCACCTCTGTGGCAAAGCAAAGGGCTCCTCCCTGGCACAGAGCATGAAACCTGCTGGCCATAGAGAAGAACTCTCCAGGCTCCTTTCCTTAGTTCCAGCTAATAATGCCAGTGCTGTGTTGTCCTCGGGAATGTAGAGTTGTGGGCCTTTGCCCAGTCTGTTGGGACTTTCAGACAGTTTGTGCCTCTAGGTAGAGATGACCCTATTCTGTTTGGAAACTTCAGAGGGAAGAATGTAGAATTTCCTCTGTTGTCTATGTGCTGTGTTTGAAAAGTCTGCATTtccttttctacattttcttgCCTATCTCTTAGCAGAGGAGGTGACACACTTTTTCTGTACAGTTTATAGGTCTCTTGCAACCACTTATATTTGCCATTTGTAGTACAAAAGCAaccaaagagaaaacatgaacaaGTAGTCATGACTGTGTCTCACTGAAACTTCCTTACAGAAACAGATGTAAGACAGGGTCTGAACTTTTGTTCCATGGGTCTGAATTAACACCAGACCCTGCAGGAGTTAAACTCAAGTTAAAGAGGAGCTTGATTCATGATTCCTGCCAGATTTTGGCCATATAATGCATCTTTCATACTGCAGAGCTGACCAGTGGCCTTCTCTGTTGCTATATTAGCCTTTGTCTTTCCAGGGATGGGGGATTGAAGAGAGAAAAAGTGAAGGACACGTTCAAGGAGGAGCAGCAGAAACTGTATAGCAAGATGATTGTTGGTAACCATGAGGACCGGAGCCGGTCCTGAGCCTCTGCATGGCCCTGGCTGGAGCTGCCACCTCTAAATTCTGACAAGTGAGCCAGCTGGAGTTGTTGCTGCCACAACCTCTGCCACCATCCCTGCCACCCACTGCTGCATCTTCCAGACTCTGGCCCTCAGGCTGTTCTGGGCTCCAGGACTCCTGAGCTTCATCAAAGCCCCATGTGCTGCCTGCTGTCCTCTAACCAGAAAGCTGCTAGCCGGGGCTCCCCAGGACAAAATGCCTCTTGTTCCTTTATAATAAGCCTGTAAGAGGAAGACCATTAAAGCAGCTCTGTGGTATGCTAGCTGGTGGGAAGGCAGGCCCTGTTCTTGCCCTGAGAGAATGTTGGATATTATTGTGCAGGGACATACACATGCTGGGGAAAGTCAGAAGAGACATTGCTGAGGCAGGTGCCCAAACAGCCACCAGCCTGGGAGCTTTTAGATGGGACAAGAAGAAAGCTATCTACAGGAGTGTTGGTTCCACTCAGCAGATGGAGTTATAAGTTCTTGTGTCTTGCTTACGAAGATCAGCAGGGGAGATAGGAAGAAGCCAGTGGCCCACTGGCCAGCTAGCTAGCCCCAGGAAGATTTGATTCAGACTCCAGGCTGAGCCTGAGTCCCCCACATGACTTGTCTGTTTActgtgtctcagtttccctgtctgttaCATGGAATTGCCAAGGGTGGTGATGACCTACCTCACAGGGTTGTTGTGGGGATTCTAGTGCTAGTGTATGTGAAGGAAATGGATGCTGGTCTCACAGGGATGGCTTCACAGAGTGTGGCAGGACAAGGTCAGCActcacagctgctgcctgggattTTAAACCTGTTTGTGAGTAAATAAAACTGGATGGTAAATGAACTTAGGAACTTTGCCTTCACTCCCCGAGAAATGTATTTCTTGCCAGTTAACAGCAGTGGTACTTGAAAATGACCCTGGCCTGCAGGGTCTGGAATGAGGATAGTATTGCTCAGGAGAGGGTAACCTTTCAAATAAGATGTTTTCATGTCTCCATTTCTAGCTTTCTCCCCAGATGAGAGCCATGGAAACAAACTGTTGATGAGGTTGGAGGGAGGCCCTGTCGGTGGCATTCTGGATTTGAGAACTGTGGGACACGGCAGATATTAAGGCGTGAGGAGGGAGTGGAAGTGCTGGGGAGGATGAGTTAGGCAGGAGGGACGGGTACACTGCATGCACCCGTGGGAGAAATGGCAGGCCTGCAAGCCACCAACAACACCAAAGTCAGCCTCTTTCTTCTGAGGTCTACCAACTTTGAATTCCTCCAAAGGAAGAATTCCCTCCTACCCACATGATCTCCAAGTCTAGGAGTACAGCCTGGCTCCCAAGGCTATGAACTGATGCCACTCTGACACTTGAGGACCCTGTGGTGTCACCCCACCTTCCTGTCACCTGATAGcctcccattccctcctgccTGCTCCATTCCCAGTGGAAAAcacttttcaaataaaaacaccaatgactGTAAGAACAGCCTCGTGGGGACTGTTTTacaaatgttcaaaaataaaaagtgggtCTCGGCTTATGTAGAATGTAGTGTTTCAGTGCTGTCCTCTGAAAACGTCGAGGGTCAAGCATCCTTTGAAACTTCCGCTGGTGGTTTGATTCACAATCTgtagagtttttaattttgtttttactcaGATCACATCCCTCTCACCCATGGCACAGCAGGGAACAGTGAGAAGTCTGCATCTTTCCTCGGCACTGGTCCAGGAACTCAGGCTAGTGTGCCGCGTGTGACTGGGTCCTGCAGGCTCCCAGCCACTGCAAGCCGCATGGTACAGACTCGGTCTC containing:
- the Gpat4 gene encoding glycerol-3-phosphate acyltransferase 4, with the protein product MFLLLPFDSLIVNLLGISLTVLFTLLLVFIIVPAIFGVSFGIRKLYMKTLLKIFAWATLRMERGAKEKNHQLYKPYTNGIIAKDPTSLEEEIKEIRRSGSSKALDKTPEFELSDIFYFCRKGMETIMDDEVTKRFSAEELESWNLLSRTNYNFQYISLRLTILWGLGVLIRYCFLLPLRIALAFTGISLLVVGTTMVGYLPSGRFKEFLSKHVHLMCYRICVRALTAIITYHNRKNRPRNGGICVANHTSPIDVIILASDGYYAMVGQVHGGLMGVIQRAMVKACPHIWFERSEVKDRHLVAKRLTEHVQDKSKLPILIFPEGTCINNTSVMMFKKGSFEIGATVYPVAIKYDPQFGDAFWNSSKYGMVTYLLRMMTSWAIVCSVWYLPPMTREKDEDAVQFANRVKSAIARQGGLVDLLWDGGLKREKVKDTFKEEQQKLYSKMIVGNHEDRSRS